The following proteins come from a genomic window of Nostoc sp. ATCC 53789:
- a CDS encoding pitrilysin family protein — translation MLKQLTNTVFPASVFRLESGLTFIHQEIPTTPVVVADVWVRAGASLEPKPWFGMAHFLEHMIFKGTATLPPGMFDSKVENRGGVSNAATSYDYANYSLTTAAPYLKDTLPYLGELLLNAAIPEDEFSRERDVVLEEIRSCQDDSDWIGFQALIQSIYPHHPYGRSVLGTEQELMQQSPEAMRCFHHAHYQPENMTVVIAGGIAQQPAWELVNHSFSDFAERSNCPQFEKVTKPVITGIHRQELCLPRIEQARLLMAWLVPGVEEIRTSYGLDLLSVLLAEGRTSRLVRDLREDLQLVQGIHSSFSLQRESSLFTITAWLEPENLEEVESLICAHLDDLQTGGISEQELARTRRLLCNEYAFSTETPNQLTGLYGYYNTIAQAELAVTYPQQIKSFDAQELQKLAKQYLSPQNYAVTVLKPC, via the coding sequence TTGTTAAAACAACTAACTAATACTGTATTTCCAGCCTCAGTCTTCCGACTAGAGAGTGGTTTAACTTTTATTCATCAAGAGATTCCCACTACTCCTGTAGTTGTGGCTGATGTTTGGGTGCGTGCTGGAGCAAGCCTAGAGCCAAAACCGTGGTTTGGGATGGCGCACTTTTTAGAACACATGATCTTTAAAGGTACGGCAACGCTTCCCCCTGGAATGTTCGATTCCAAAGTTGAAAACCGGGGTGGCGTAAGTAATGCGGCAACAAGCTATGATTATGCTAATTATTCACTCACCACAGCCGCCCCTTATTTAAAAGATACTTTGCCCTACTTGGGCGAACTACTGCTCAATGCGGCAATTCCAGAAGACGAATTTAGCCGCGAACGGGACGTGGTGCTAGAGGAAATTCGTTCTTGTCAGGACGATTCCGACTGGATAGGATTTCAAGCTCTGATTCAAAGCATCTATCCACATCACCCTTACGGGCGTTCGGTGTTAGGTACCGAGCAAGAGCTGATGCAGCAGTCTCCAGAAGCAATGCGCTGTTTTCATCACGCCCACTATCAGCCGGAAAATATGACAGTGGTAATTGCTGGGGGTATAGCCCAGCAACCAGCTTGGGAATTAGTAAATCATTCATTTAGTGATTTTGCCGAACGCTCGAATTGTCCGCAGTTTGAGAAAGTGACAAAGCCAGTAATAACAGGAATTCACCGTCAAGAACTGTGTTTACCACGCATAGAGCAAGCACGATTATTGATGGCGTGGTTGGTTCCAGGAGTAGAAGAAATCCGCACTAGCTATGGTCTAGATTTATTGTCAGTGTTATTGGCAGAAGGGCGGACTTCGCGTTTAGTGCGTGATTTGCGAGAAGATTTGCAATTGGTACAAGGAATTCATAGTAGTTTTTCTCTACAACGGGAATCAAGTTTATTTACAATTACTGCCTGGTTGGAACCAGAAAATTTAGAAGAAGTTGAGTCTTTAATTTGCGCTCATTTGGATGATTTGCAGACTGGAGGAATTAGCGAACAAGAACTTGCTCGTACACGCAGGTTGCTATGTAATGAGTATGCATTTTCTACCGAAACGCCAAATCAACTGACAGGGCTTTATGGATATTACAATACCATCGCCCAAGCTGAATTAGCTGTGACATATCCCCAGCAGATTAAGTCTTTTGATGCCCAAGAATTGCAAAAATTAGCTAAACAATATCTCTCACCGCAGAATTATGCGGTTACTGTACTTAAACCCTGTTAA
- a CDS encoding pitrilysin family protein → MTTLLQKSPIHRTVLNNGIVVLAAENPAADIIAARIFVRAGSCNENREQAGLAHLLSAVMTKGCDGLSSLEIAEKVESVGASLSADAGTDYFLLSFKTVTSDFAEILALAARILRSPTFPETQVELERRLALQDIRSQKEQPFNVAFEQMRQVMYQNHPYSMSVLGDETSMSSLTRADLVEYHQTYFRPDNVVISIAGRVTPTDAAALVEEVFADWQAPAQALPILNLPEIKVEPQVKVKPVQTQQSIVMLGYLGTSVNSVDYAALKLLCTYLGNGLSSRLFVELREKRGLAYEVSAFYSTRLFPASFVVYMGTAPENTSIALEGLRTEVDLLSTTEVSESALQAAKNKILGQYALGKQTNGQIAQIYGWYEILGLGIDFDTKFQELIAEVSAKDAIAAASKYLKSPYLSLVGQEEAINRAIA, encoded by the coding sequence ATGACAACCTTGCTGCAAAAATCACCTATCCATCGCACCGTATTGAATAATGGCATTGTCGTGCTGGCGGCAGAAAACCCTGCTGCGGATATTATTGCAGCGCGGATCTTTGTGCGTGCCGGTAGTTGTAACGAAAACCGGGAGCAAGCAGGGTTGGCGCATTTGCTATCAGCAGTGATGACAAAGGGATGCGATGGACTTTCTAGCTTAGAAATTGCTGAAAAAGTCGAGTCTGTAGGAGCAAGTTTGAGTGCAGATGCTGGCACTGATTATTTTTTGCTGTCTTTCAAGACAGTAACATCAGATTTTGCGGAAATTTTAGCATTGGCAGCGCGGATTTTGCGATCGCCTACTTTTCCCGAAACTCAAGTAGAACTAGAACGCCGTTTAGCACTCCAAGATATTCGTTCACAAAAAGAGCAACCGTTCAATGTCGCCTTTGAACAAATGCGGCAGGTAATGTACCAAAATCATCCCTACTCTATGTCAGTGCTGGGAGATGAAACCAGTATGAGCAGCTTAACTCGTGCAGATTTAGTAGAGTATCATCAAACTTATTTCCGCCCAGATAATGTAGTAATTAGCATTGCTGGGAGAGTCACACCTACAGATGCAGCAGCGTTGGTGGAAGAAGTTTTTGCTGATTGGCAAGCGCCAGCCCAAGCACTACCAATACTGAATTTGCCTGAGATTAAAGTGGAACCACAGGTAAAGGTTAAGCCAGTACAGACACAACAATCAATCGTGATGCTTGGTTATTTAGGAACATCGGTCAATTCTGTTGACTACGCCGCCCTGAAGCTGCTGTGTACTTACTTGGGAAATGGGCTTTCTAGTCGCTTGTTTGTTGAATTACGCGAAAAACGTGGTTTAGCTTATGAAGTATCTGCTTTTTACTCCACAAGGCTATTTCCAGCCTCATTTGTAGTTTACATGGGTACAGCACCGGAGAATACTAGCATTGCCCTAGAAGGACTGCGTACAGAAGTAGATTTATTGTCTACCACTGAAGTATCTGAAAGCGCCCTCCAAGCTGCGAAAAATAAGATTCTAGGACAGTACGCCTTGGGTAAACAAACCAACGGGCAAATTGCTCAGATATACGGCTGGTATGAAATTTTGGGCTTAGGAATTGATTTTGACACCAAGTTTCAAGAATTGATTGCCGAGGTAAGTGCCAAAGATGCGATCGCTGCCGCTAGTAAGTATTTAAAATCACCTTATTTATCTTTAGTTGGTCAAGAAGAAGCAATTAATCGAGCGATCGCGTAA
- a CDS encoding peptidoglycan-binding domain-containing protein — protein sequence MQSSLTASILSYLKLLDPTVNRCGMEKRQKSWWTKRSKSFSAIEILLLSATPLLIASTPLISIAAPQKIAQINPGDSISRPNLKVGSQGERVSELQAALKLLGFYSGAVDGIYSENTASAVARFKQAAGLNPDGVVDASTWQRLFPNQPVAASNIPSSQPRFNSATNFPVPTQASSLTNVANPNPNPPRQAATQVATSPEPRPTTPKKAVTQVATSSEPRPATPKKAVTQVATSPEPRPATPRKATTSSTQKTPNRTTSTARTQSATRTGQSTRTQKNTSTQRTPGIQYTSEGLPILRIGLRGSEVVKLQQQLKKLGFLKGDADGDFGETTETAVKAAQKRYGLEADGVVGGSTWEVLLRR from the coding sequence ATGCAAAGCAGCCTGACAGCAAGTATTTTGAGTTACTTAAAATTACTAGACCCCACTGTAAATCGCTGTGGAATGGAAAAACGGCAAAAAAGTTGGTGGACAAAGAGGTCGAAATCTTTCTCAGCCATTGAAATACTCTTGTTATCCGCAACGCCTCTGCTTATTGCCTCAACACCTTTAATATCAATAGCAGCGCCGCAAAAAATTGCCCAAATAAATCCTGGAGATAGCATCAGCCGCCCTAACCTCAAAGTTGGTAGCCAAGGCGAACGCGTATCTGAACTTCAGGCAGCTCTGAAACTTTTGGGTTTTTACTCTGGTGCAGTAGATGGTATTTATAGTGAGAATACAGCCAGTGCTGTTGCCCGTTTTAAACAAGCAGCTGGCTTGAATCCAGATGGCGTTGTTGATGCCAGCACTTGGCAAAGACTTTTCCCTAATCAACCAGTAGCAGCATCAAATATCCCTTCATCCCAGCCAAGATTTAACTCAGCTACAAATTTTCCTGTTCCAACCCAGGCTAGCAGCCTCACCAACGTTGCAAATCCTAACCCCAACCCCCCAAGACAAGCTGCAACACAAGTTGCGACTAGCCCTGAGCCAAGACCTACTACCCCAAAAAAAGCTGTAACACAAGTTGCGACTAGCTCTGAGCCAAGACCTGCTACACCAAAAAAAGCTGTAACACAAGTTGCGACTAGCCCTGAGCCAAGACCTGCTACTCCAAGGAAAGCTACAACTTCAAGCACACAAAAAACGCCAAATCGTACTACATCAACTGCTAGAACTCAGTCAGCTACACGGACTGGGCAAAGTACTCGAACTCAGAAAAACACATCTACTCAGCGAACTCCTGGTATTCAATACACCTCTGAAGGATTGCCAATTTTACGTATAGGATTACGTGGTTCTGAAGTTGTGAAGTTGCAACAACAACTGAAAAAGCTTGGTTTCTTGAAAGGCGATGCCGATGGAGACTTTGGTGAGACAACCGAGACTGCTGTGAAAGCAGCACAAAAGCGGTATGGTTTAGAAGCTGACGGTGTAGTTGGTGGCTCTACCTGGGAGGTTCTTTTGCGGCGCTAG
- a CDS encoding phage holin family protein, with translation MQHFLLTWLGTAVALFITANIVPGFFIKNFVVALVAALVIGLVNAFIRPILQILAFPITLLTFGLFTLVINALTLWLASALTPGSGFEIQGFLPALLGSIVLAIVSSIINYLLRVVD, from the coding sequence ATGCAACACTTTTTATTAACTTGGCTCGGTACTGCGGTGGCGTTATTTATTACTGCTAATATCGTTCCGGGATTCTTTATCAAGAATTTTGTGGTTGCCTTAGTCGCTGCCCTGGTTATTGGTCTGGTTAACGCATTTATTAGACCAATTTTGCAGATTTTGGCCTTTCCGATTACCTTGCTCACCTTTGGTTTATTTACATTGGTAATCAATGCTTTAACACTTTGGTTGGCAAGTGCTTTAACCCCTGGTTCTGGTTTTGAGATTCAAGGCTTTTTACCTGCTTTGTTAGGTTCAATCGTACTAGCTATTGTTTCTAGCATAATTAACTATTTGTTGAGAGTTGTTGACTAG
- a CDS encoding cobalamin biosynthesis protein: MQQVCWVGIGCKRGTSRQLIDWAIEQAFRENQLFQSAIAGIATIDTKASEVGLVELCHLRNLPLKTFSAQILRSVCVPNPATITDHKVGTPSVAEAAAILAATQASLLTAPPFTSTEALGVTLLVPKQIFQLQGQPGAVTLAVAQASNITSITKIN; encoded by the coding sequence GTGCAACAGGTTTGCTGGGTAGGAATCGGTTGTAAGCGGGGAACCTCACGGCAATTGATTGATTGGGCTATTGAGCAAGCCTTTCGAGAAAATCAACTTTTTCAAAGTGCGATCGCAGGGATTGCTACCATTGACACTAAAGCCTCGGAAGTTGGTTTAGTAGAACTTTGCCACCTACGCAATCTCCCTCTAAAAACCTTTTCTGCCCAAATCCTTCGCTCTGTCTGTGTCCCCAACCCTGCCACAATTACTGACCACAAAGTAGGTACACCTAGCGTAGCAGAGGCAGCTGCTATTCTTGCAGCGACTCAAGCATCGTTGTTGACTGCTCCCCCCTTTACCAGCACAGAAGCATTGGGAGTGACGTTGTTAGTTCCTAAACAAATTTTCCAGCTACAAGGGCAACCAGGAGCTGTAACGCTAGCTGTTGCCCAAGCCTCAAATATTACGAGTATTACAAAAATTAACTAA
- the cimA gene encoding citramalate synthase yields the protein MTTNSSPQLWLYDTTLRDGTQREGLSVSIEDKLRIAKRLDQLGVPFIEGGWPGANPKDVQFFWQLQEDPLKQAEIVAFCSTRRPNSTAATEPMLQDILAAGTRWVTIFGKSWDLHVTTSLKTTLEENLAMIRDTIEYLRSQGRRIIYDAEHWFDGYKHNPDYALQTLEAAIASGAEWLVLCDTNGGTLPHEIGQIVQDVSSHLSFVISQETMTKDNGQRTIPQIGIHTHNDSEMAVANAIAAVMAGAKMVQGTINGYGERCGNANLCSLIPNLQLKLGYSCITEDQLTQLTEASRFVSEVVNLAPDEHAPFVGLSAFAHKGGIHVSAVERNPLTYEHIQPEQVGNHRRIVISEQSGLSNVLAKARSFGIDLDQLKAEAKEILQRLKDLESEGFQFEAAEASFALLMHEALGGRQKFFEVKGFQVHCDLIEGKETSNALATVKIAVDGKNILEAAEGNGPVAALDAALRKALVNFYPQIATFDLTDYKVRILNGHTGTAAKTRVLVESGNGRQRWTTVGVSTNILEASYQAVVEGLEYGLLLHSQAEAAVKVSS from the coding sequence CACTCAGCGCGAGGGGCTATCTGTATCGATAGAAGATAAGTTACGCATTGCCAAGAGACTCGATCAACTGGGAGTTCCCTTCATTGAAGGCGGTTGGCCTGGTGCTAATCCCAAAGATGTACAATTTTTCTGGCAACTTCAAGAAGATCCGCTAAAACAAGCTGAAATTGTGGCTTTTTGTTCGACTCGACGGCCCAACTCCACTGCCGCAACCGAACCGATGCTACAGGATATTTTGGCTGCGGGAACTCGCTGGGTAACGATTTTTGGTAAGTCTTGGGATTTACATGTCACAACTAGCCTCAAAACGACATTAGAAGAAAATTTGGCGATGATTCGTGACACCATTGAGTACCTCCGTTCTCAAGGTCGTCGCATTATCTACGATGCCGAACATTGGTTTGATGGTTACAAGCACAATCCAGATTATGCTTTACAAACATTAGAGGCTGCGATCGCATCTGGTGCTGAATGGCTAGTCCTCTGTGATACCAATGGCGGCACTTTACCTCATGAAATTGGGCAAATTGTTCAAGATGTCAGTAGTCATTTGTCATTTGTCATTAGTCAAGAAACAATGACGAAGGACAACGGACAAAGGACAATCCCCCAAATTGGAATTCATACTCATAACGATTCAGAAATGGCGGTTGCTAACGCAATAGCCGCCGTGATGGCAGGGGCAAAGATGGTACAGGGCACAATTAATGGTTATGGTGAACGTTGCGGCAATGCTAACCTCTGTTCTTTAATTCCCAATTTACAACTGAAGCTGGGTTACAGTTGTATCACAGAAGACCAGCTAACACAACTTACAGAAGCTAGTCGTTTTGTTAGTGAAGTGGTCAACCTCGCGCCAGATGAACACGCTCCCTTTGTGGGACTTTCGGCTTTTGCCCACAAGGGTGGTATTCATGTATCAGCTGTAGAACGTAATCCCCTGACTTACGAACACATTCAGCCGGAACAAGTCGGGAATCATCGCCGCATTGTGATTTCTGAACAGTCTGGACTTAGTAATGTTCTAGCCAAAGCCCGCAGTTTTGGGATTGACCTCGATCAACTCAAGGCAGAAGCCAAGGAAATTCTCCAACGTCTCAAAGATTTGGAGAGTGAAGGATTTCAATTTGAAGCAGCAGAGGCCAGTTTTGCACTACTGATGCACGAAGCTTTGGGAGGTCGCCAGAAGTTTTTTGAAGTCAAAGGTTTTCAAGTCCACTGTGACTTGATTGAGGGGAAAGAAACTAGTAACGCCCTAGCTACAGTCAAAATCGCTGTTGACGGCAAAAATATTCTGGAGGCGGCAGAAGGTAATGGCCCGGTTGCTGCCTTGGATGCGGCTTTACGCAAGGCTTTGGTAAATTTTTATCCCCAAATTGCAACCTTTGATTTGACGGATTACAAAGTGCGGATTCTCAACGGACATACGGGGACTGCGGCAAAAACCCGTGTGTTAGTAGAATCAGGCAATGGTCGTCAACGCTGGACGACGGTAGGGGTTTCGACCAATATTTTGGAGGCTTCCTATCAAGCGGTGGTGGAGGGCTTGGAATACGGTTTGTTATTGCACTCCCAGGCAGAAGCGGCGGTGAAAGTTTCTAGTTGA